CGTGACTTTTGAAATGATTGTTTGAATCAGGCTATCGATTCCCTCGCCGGTACGGCAGGAGATGACAATTCCTCCGGGGAAGGTGGCGCGATCGGCCAGCAAATCCCTCTTGTTGTAGACCAGGATCTCATCATCGAAAAGTGGCGCGGGGATTGTTGCCGCGTCGGAGAGAAGGGAGGCATCGACGAGATGAATGCGGAGATCGGCCTGTTCCGCGGCCTGCCTTGCGCGGCGCACACCCTCTTGTTCCACCGCATCGGCCGTTTCTCGGAGTCCGGCCGTGTCGATAACGCGGAAGGGATAGCCGCCGAGGCTTGCCTTCTCCTCGATCGTGTCGCGTGTGGTGCCCGGCGCCTCGTTCACGATAGCGCGCTCAGCTCCAAGCAGACGGTTGAGCAGGCTCGATTTGCCGGCATTTGGCGCACCGCAGAGAGCCAAGGTGATGCCTTCACGAAGCAGGCGTCCCTCGTCGGCTGTGGCAAGCAGGATGGCAAGACGCTCAGCGATTCTTTGCATCCGCCGCCGCAACGCCACGCCACTCTCCGGATCGATTCCCTCTTCGGGAAAGTCGATGAAGGCTTCCAGATGGGCCACGCATTCCAGGAGTTCCCCTCGTAGTGCTTGGATCTCCTGGCCGAGCCGGCCTTCCAGCTGTGCCGCTGCTGCTCGTGCAGCCCTCGGCGTTCCGGCGCTGATGAGATCCATCACCGCCTCCGCCTGAGTCAGATCGAGCTTTCCGTTGAGAAAAGCCCGTTCGGTGAACTCTCCAGGCCGGGCCATCCGAGCGCCAGCTTCAAGCACTGCGGCCAAAACGCGCGAGGCGACAAGCGATCCGCCGTGTCCGCTGATCTCGACAAGATCCTCGCCCGTGTAGCTGCGGGGGTTCCTGAAAACGGTGAGTAGGACCTCGTCGATGACCTCTCCCTTTGCATCGATGATCCTGCCGAAGGAGACGTTCCTTTCCTGGATAGCAGAGGGTCTCCCGGATCCGCGAAAAACTGCGTCAGCGATGGT
The genomic region above belongs to Verrucomicrobiota bacterium and contains:
- the mnmE gene encoding tRNA uridine-5-carboxymethylaminomethyl(34) synthesis GTPase MnmE, with protein sequence MQETIAALATPPGEGALAVIRMSGPLALTIADAVFRGSGRPSAIQERNVSFGRIIDAKGEVIDEVLLTVFRNPRSYTGEDLVEISGHGGSLVASRVLAAVLEAGARMARPGEFTERAFLNGKLDLTQAEAVMDLISAGTPRAARAAAAQLEGRLGQEIQALRGELLECVAHLEAFIDFPEEGIDPESGVALRRRMQRIAERLAILLATADEGRLLREGITLALCGAPNAGKSSLLNRLLGAERAIVNEAPGTTRDTIEEKASLGGYPFRVIDTAGLRETADAVEQEGVRRARQAAEQADLRIHLVDASLLSDAATIPAPLFDDEILVYNKRDLLADRATFPGGIVISCRTGEGIDSLIQTIISKVTGHSKGEKGVHGETVQDGAAINARHQDCLMRASSSLVAAMDLLGAGDPPELVAVELRTALGAVGEVVGEAGTEEILGKIFSSFCIGK